A portion of the Haemorhous mexicanus isolate bHaeMex1 chromosome 3, bHaeMex1.pri, whole genome shotgun sequence genome contains these proteins:
- the GREM2 gene encoding gremlin-2 isoform X1: MPEKCGIRHLVESSPLSFSRRQRMVWKFALSVLLMAALVRVSDTRKNRPAGAIPSPYKGSSSNHSERRQQLNKEVLASSQEALVVTERKYLKSDWCKTQPLRQTVSEEGCISRTIINRFCYGQCNSFYIPRHVKKEEESFQSCAFCKPHKVTSSTVQLECPELDPPFRLKKIQKVKQCRCMSVNLNSSGKL; this comes from the exons ATGCCTGAGAAATGTGGCATAAGGCATCTTGTGGAGAGCTCACCTCTGTCTTTTTCTAGAAGACAAAG GATGGTTTGGAAATTTGCCCTGTCCGTTCTTCTGATGGCGGCGCTGGTTCGGGTATCGGACACCAGGAAAAACCGCCCCGCAGGTGCCATTCCCTCCCCCtacaaaggcagcagcagcaaccacTCGGAGcggaggcagcagctgaacaaGGAGGTGCTGGCCTCCAGCCAGGAGGCCCTGGTGGTCACCGAGAGGAAGTACCTCAAGAGCGACTGGTGCAAGACGCAGCCGCTGCGGCAGACTGTCAGCGAGGAGGGCTGCATCAGCCGCACCATCATCAACCGCTTCTGCTACGGGCAGTGCAACTCCTTCTACATCCCGCGGCAcgtgaagaaggaggaggagtcCTTCCAGTCCTGTGCCTTCTGCAAGCCGCACAAGGTCACCTCTTCCACCGTGCAGCTGGAGTGCCCCGAGCTGGACCCACCGTTCCGACTCAAGAAAATTCAGAAGGTCAAGCAGTGCCGGTGCATGTCTGTGAATCTGAACAGCTCAGGCAAACTGTGA
- the GREM2 gene encoding gremlin-2 isoform X2 has product MVWKFALSVLLMAALVRVSDTRKNRPAGAIPSPYKGSSSNHSERRQQLNKEVLASSQEALVVTERKYLKSDWCKTQPLRQTVSEEGCISRTIINRFCYGQCNSFYIPRHVKKEEESFQSCAFCKPHKVTSSTVQLECPELDPPFRLKKIQKVKQCRCMSVNLNSSGKL; this is encoded by the coding sequence ATGGTTTGGAAATTTGCCCTGTCCGTTCTTCTGATGGCGGCGCTGGTTCGGGTATCGGACACCAGGAAAAACCGCCCCGCAGGTGCCATTCCCTCCCCCtacaaaggcagcagcagcaaccacTCGGAGcggaggcagcagctgaacaaGGAGGTGCTGGCCTCCAGCCAGGAGGCCCTGGTGGTCACCGAGAGGAAGTACCTCAAGAGCGACTGGTGCAAGACGCAGCCGCTGCGGCAGACTGTCAGCGAGGAGGGCTGCATCAGCCGCACCATCATCAACCGCTTCTGCTACGGGCAGTGCAACTCCTTCTACATCCCGCGGCAcgtgaagaaggaggaggagtcCTTCCAGTCCTGTGCCTTCTGCAAGCCGCACAAGGTCACCTCTTCCACCGTGCAGCTGGAGTGCCCCGAGCTGGACCCACCGTTCCGACTCAAGAAAATTCAGAAGGTCAAGCAGTGCCGGTGCATGTCTGTGAATCTGAACAGCTCAGGCAAACTGTGA